One genomic window of Osmia bicornis bicornis chromosome 5, iOsmBic2.1, whole genome shotgun sequence includes the following:
- the LOC114878644 gene encoding mucin-5AC isoform X1 — protein MSKCNENGTWHVNVIVALLLFASYLLPTNCQQGTADSWDKFSRLIPTNSVYEQQDQNASPVAGNQAETLSRSLDENNVMGGWRTNSKNDEREEETDEEVYEDEYEVEENGKIEHSENSKLSRITDGASKSDKLDDASRDEDYVEDPSTSQYDAYYYYDDYESNNRSRYQAVANADTLDYPDAEEEEKEEEEESSPKKEHVNEPEEREENSSEKEENVDSLRKVIANDSSSDLLEEKDTDTPISSTNAEEGSSMEGSDQTFAFVGSPNAKLNSSLSDSSILIGEAVVSVVTTKSVVNGTISIPTTSAPTTTEQVAAPPSFTGTTEQPVTTVTTEDTSKLLASVQTSRSISGARFLPFPVIDRIEPISEKKTSPAPESTESIIDKLDRVQSELSSGFLAGGFRTAGNSLQLDVLGDRDRGTRRRYTTTAKTPVISKFVPRRYNDKRTDYGNGTPKPRIETTLDSLEGLLPRDYLVKGSTTSTPSKTGFRWPTKSTTSTEATSTTQVASTAFVSTTKKPKSNVVVQDISAFLPPGYKLKKEDVTTENTLLRDILSKSKVDISSLLPPDYSKKNNDENSSVKNDVTTTTTTTTSTTAKSINVTPEKSPPVKSIQDLFSKSTFDISSLLPRDYDQKKKNQTSETKNVQVPKESSTESNVSIGTEETSTTQKAGGLKIVFPSRPGGRKPIYKITTPQSPRSEAPGAVTPKIQKGWPTRATTEFTGWPTPSTTPISIEKLLEAARTATISSVNASLVTTTEATSSTSTTSTTTTTSRPTTPGVCEQECEVAGTIKIIGNATWVPELLDRNTQEWQNLANEIEKEMNFIFSKSAVLAKWYKKVRIDSFSEGSILVDYFVELTDLEQKVNTQELKVIFHDSLRTYNTNRWNETQTKGSIKLGSFTIDPKYTDFVVIPKLSGPQYSEKDDKLIPQWTIAVIVIGVGGLLFIIIFGVSVLINRHNASKLKPSISTIYEEEVAKNITSHRSSDYSKPVHTIWTDPDVSWNDKSFESTSNKVLVEKSFQDNKRYNMYDSWRSEWNGYYYNGSHTSSKYGGYDSTTNLSSRHHPDYDTNF, from the exons ATGTCGAAGTGCAACGAGAATGGTACCTGGCATGTCAACGTGATCGTCGCGTTACTGCTTTTCGCTTCTTACCTCCTCCCAACGAACTGTCAACAAG GAACAGCCGATTCTTGGGACAAATTCTCGCGTTTGATACCGACGAATTCCGTGTACGAGCAACAAGATCAAAATGCGTCTCCCGTAGCCGGGAATCAGGCGGAAACGTTGTCGCGCTCTTTGGACGAGAACAATGTGATGGGGGGATGGAGAACGAATTCGAAGAACGACGAACGCGAGGAGGAAACGGACGAGGAGGTTTACGAGGACGAGTACGAAGTTGAAGAGAATGGGAAAATAGAGCACTCCGAGAACTCGAAGCTCTCTAGAATCACCGATGGTGCATCGAAGAGCGACAAACTGGATGACGCGTCCAGAGACGAAGATTACGTCGAGGACCCTTCCACCAGTCAATACGATGCGTATTATTATTACGACGATTATGAGAGTAATAATCGTTCCCGGTACCAGGCTGTAG CGAACGCGGATACTCTCGACTACCCTGACGCCGaggaggaagagaaagaagaggaggaggaatCATCTCCCAAAAAAGAACACGTAAACGAGCCGGAGGAACGCGAAGAAAATTCCTCGGAAAAGGAGGAAAACGTTGATTCACTTCGTAAAGTGATTGCGAATGATTCTTCGTCGGATCTCCTCGAGGAAAAGGATACAGACACACCGATCTCTTCGACGAACGCTGAAGAAGGTTCGTCGATGGAGGGCAGCGACCAGACGTTCGCTTTCGTCGGATCACCGAACGCGAAATTGAACTCCTCGTTGTCCGATAGCTCGATTTTGATCGGAGAAGCTGTGGTATCGGTGGTTACCACGAAGAGCGTGGTCAACGGAACGATATCAATCCCGACGACCTCCGCGCCGACCACCACCGAGCAGGTCGCAGCACCACCCTCTTTCACGGGAACGACGGAACAACCAGTGACAACCGTGACCACCGAGGACACGTCCAAATTGTTAGCGTCCGTTCAGACCAGTCGCAGCATATCCGGTGCACGATTCCTGCCCTTTCCTGTAATCGATCGCATCGAACCCATAAGCGAGAAGAAAACCTCGCCCGCACCCGAATCTACCGAAAGTATCATCGACAAGTTGGACAGGGTTCAGTCTGAATTGTCCAGCGGTTTTCTTGCCGGAGGATTCCGAACTGCTGGTAATTCTCTCCAGCTGGATGTCCTGGGAGACAGGGATCGTGGTACACGAAGAAGGTACACTACCACTGCTAAGACACCGGTCATCAGCAAGTTCGTACCAAGGAGATACAACGATAAAAGGACTGATTATGGAAACGGTACACCCAAACCGAGGATAGAGACTACGTTGGATAGCTTGGAAGGGTTGTTACCAAGGGATTATCTCGTTAAAGGGTCGACGACCTCTACTCCTTCCAAGACTGGTTTCAG ATGGCCCACCAAGAGCACAACTTCGACAGAAGCAACCAGCACAACCCAAGTCGCCTCTACTGCTTTCGTTTCCACCACGAAGAAACCCAAAAGCAACGTGGTGGTTCAAGACATCAGTGCCTTCTTGCCACCTGGGTATAAGTTGAAGAAGGAGGACGTTACAACTGAGAACACTTTACTACGCGATATTCTTTCAAAATCCAAGGTGGATATTTCGTCCCTACTGCCACCGGATTAtagtaagaaaaataatgatgaaaattcaagtgtgaaaaatgatgttacaacaacaacaacaacaactaCATCAACAACAGCGAAGAGCATAAATGTTACACCAGAAAAATCGCCACCTGTAAAAAGCATTCAAGATCTGTTTTCTAAGTCCACATTTGATATCTCTTCTTTATTACCGCGTGATTATGatcaaaagaagaagaatcagACTTCGGAGACGAAAAATGTTCAAGTACCCAAAGAGAGTTCTACCGAAAGTAACGTTTCTATTGGAACCGAAGAAACTTCCACGACACAGAAAGCTGGTGGGTTGAAGATCGTGTTTCCGAGCAGACCGGGAGGGCGAAAACCTATATATAAAATTACCACCCCACAGAGTCCTCGTAGCGAGGCACCTGGTGCTGTTACACCGAAGATTCAAAAGGGATGGCCAACCAG agCTACCACTGAATTTACCGGATGGCCAACCCCATCGACCACGCCAATATCTATCGAAAAATTGCTGGAAGCCGCAAGAACTGCAACGATTTCATCCGTGAACGCGTCGCTCGTTACGACAACCGAAGCGACATCGAGCACTTCCACAACGTCGACAACGACTACTACGTCTAGACCAACGACTCCAGGAGTTTGCGAACAAGAATGCGAGGTCGCTGGTACTATAAAGATAATCGGCAACGCAACCTGGGTACCGGAGTTGCTCGATAGAAATACTCAGGAATGGCAGAATCTTgctaatgaaattgaaaaagag ATGAACTTCATATTCTCCAAATCTGCAGTCCTGGCAAAATGGTACAAGAAAGTAAGAATTGATTCTTTCAG CGAGGGTAGCATTTTAGTGGACTATTTTGTCGAATTAACTGACTTAGAGCAAAAAGTCAACACGCAAGAATTAAAAGTTATTTTCCATGATTCTTTACGTACCTACAACACAAACAGATGGAACGAGACCCAAACGAAGGGTTCGATAAAACTTGGGTCATTTACAATTGATCCAAAATATACAGACTTTGTGG TAATACCTAAACTCTCTGGTCCTCAATACTCTGAAAAAGATGACAAATTAATTCCACAATGGACAATTGCTGTAATTGTAATTGGTGTTGGTGGATTACTCTTTATCATCATATTTGGTGTCTCTGTT TTAATCAATCGTCATAATGCTTCAAAATTGAAACCATCTATATCTACCATTTATGAGGAAGAAGTGGCGAAGAATATCACTTCTCACAGATCTAGCGATTACTCAAAACCCGTACATACAATTTGGACTGATCCAGATGTTTCCTGGAACGACAAATCATTTGAGTCAACTTCCAATAAG GTACTTGttgaaaaatcatttcaaGACAATAAAAGATATAATATGTACGATAGCTGGAGATCAGAATGGAACGGTTATTATTATAATGGGTCTCATACTAGTAGTAAATACGGCGGTTATGATAGTACGACTAATTTATCGAGTCGTCATCATCCTGATTACGACACAAATTTCTGA
- the LOC114878644 gene encoding mucin-5AC isoform X3 produces MRKVGLVYILFGISPNIRNGLRSYTEVLLYKRPSKAITPNDSVKSSTRTGQYQIMMTSVNVFQTLSNADTLDYPDAEEEEKEEEEESSPKKEHVNEPEEREENSSEKEENVDSLRKVIANDSSSDLLEEKDTDTPISSTNAEEGSSMEGSDQTFAFVGSPNAKLNSSLSDSSILIGEAVVSVVTTKSVVNGTISIPTTSAPTTTEQVAAPPSFTGTTEQPVTTVTTEDTSKLLASVQTSRSISGARFLPFPVIDRIEPISEKKTSPAPESTESIIDKLDRVQSELSSGFLAGGFRTAGNSLQLDVLGDRDRGTRRRYTTTAKTPVISKFVPRRYNDKRTDYGNGTPKPRIETTLDSLEGLLPRDYLVKGSTTSTPSKTGFRWPTKSTTSTEATSTTQVASTAFVSTTKKPKSNVVVQDISAFLPPGYKLKKEDVTTENTLLRDILSKSKVDISSLLPPDYSKKNNDENSSVKNDVTTTTTTTTSTTAKSINVTPEKSPPVKSIQDLFSKSTFDISSLLPRDYDQKKKNQTSETKNVQVPKESSTESNVSIGTEETSTTQKAGGLKIVFPSRPGGRKPIYKITTPQSPRSEAPGAVTPKIQKGWPTRATTEFTGWPTPSTTPISIEKLLEAARTATISSVNASLVTTTEATSSTSTTSTTTTTSRPTTPGVCEQECEVAGTIKIIGNATWVPELLDRNTQEWQNLANEIEKEMNFIFSKSAVLAKWYKKVRIDSFSEGSILVDYFVELTDLEQKVNTQELKVIFHDSLRTYNTNRWNETQTKGSIKLGSFTIDPKYTDFVVIPKLSGPQYSEKDDKLIPQWTIAVIVIGVGGLLFIIIFGVSVLINRHNASKLKPSISTIYEEEVAKNITSHRSSDYSKPVHTIWTDPDVSWNDKSFESTSNKVLVEKSFQDNKRYNMYDSWRSEWNGYYYNGSHTSSKYGGYDSTTNLSSRHHPDYDTNF; encoded by the exons ATGAGAAAGGTTGGTTTGGTATACATCCTATTCGGTATAAGTCCAAACATCAGGAACGGATTAAGgtcgtataccgaggtacTGCTGTATAAAAGACCATCGAAAGCAATTACACCGAACGATAGTGTAAAATCGTCAACGCGAACGGGACAATATCAAATAATGATGACCTCTGTAAACGTGTTCCAAACGTTAT CGAACGCGGATACTCTCGACTACCCTGACGCCGaggaggaagagaaagaagaggaggaggaatCATCTCCCAAAAAAGAACACGTAAACGAGCCGGAGGAACGCGAAGAAAATTCCTCGGAAAAGGAGGAAAACGTTGATTCACTTCGTAAAGTGATTGCGAATGATTCTTCGTCGGATCTCCTCGAGGAAAAGGATACAGACACACCGATCTCTTCGACGAACGCTGAAGAAGGTTCGTCGATGGAGGGCAGCGACCAGACGTTCGCTTTCGTCGGATCACCGAACGCGAAATTGAACTCCTCGTTGTCCGATAGCTCGATTTTGATCGGAGAAGCTGTGGTATCGGTGGTTACCACGAAGAGCGTGGTCAACGGAACGATATCAATCCCGACGACCTCCGCGCCGACCACCACCGAGCAGGTCGCAGCACCACCCTCTTTCACGGGAACGACGGAACAACCAGTGACAACCGTGACCACCGAGGACACGTCCAAATTGTTAGCGTCCGTTCAGACCAGTCGCAGCATATCCGGTGCACGATTCCTGCCCTTTCCTGTAATCGATCGCATCGAACCCATAAGCGAGAAGAAAACCTCGCCCGCACCCGAATCTACCGAAAGTATCATCGACAAGTTGGACAGGGTTCAGTCTGAATTGTCCAGCGGTTTTCTTGCCGGAGGATTCCGAACTGCTGGTAATTCTCTCCAGCTGGATGTCCTGGGAGACAGGGATCGTGGTACACGAAGAAGGTACACTACCACTGCTAAGACACCGGTCATCAGCAAGTTCGTACCAAGGAGATACAACGATAAAAGGACTGATTATGGAAACGGTACACCCAAACCGAGGATAGAGACTACGTTGGATAGCTTGGAAGGGTTGTTACCAAGGGATTATCTCGTTAAAGGGTCGACGACCTCTACTCCTTCCAAGACTGGTTTCAG ATGGCCCACCAAGAGCACAACTTCGACAGAAGCAACCAGCACAACCCAAGTCGCCTCTACTGCTTTCGTTTCCACCACGAAGAAACCCAAAAGCAACGTGGTGGTTCAAGACATCAGTGCCTTCTTGCCACCTGGGTATAAGTTGAAGAAGGAGGACGTTACAACTGAGAACACTTTACTACGCGATATTCTTTCAAAATCCAAGGTGGATATTTCGTCCCTACTGCCACCGGATTAtagtaagaaaaataatgatgaaaattcaagtgtgaaaaatgatgttacaacaacaacaacaacaactaCATCAACAACAGCGAAGAGCATAAATGTTACACCAGAAAAATCGCCACCTGTAAAAAGCATTCAAGATCTGTTTTCTAAGTCCACATTTGATATCTCTTCTTTATTACCGCGTGATTATGatcaaaagaagaagaatcagACTTCGGAGACGAAAAATGTTCAAGTACCCAAAGAGAGTTCTACCGAAAGTAACGTTTCTATTGGAACCGAAGAAACTTCCACGACACAGAAAGCTGGTGGGTTGAAGATCGTGTTTCCGAGCAGACCGGGAGGGCGAAAACCTATATATAAAATTACCACCCCACAGAGTCCTCGTAGCGAGGCACCTGGTGCTGTTACACCGAAGATTCAAAAGGGATGGCCAACCAG agCTACCACTGAATTTACCGGATGGCCAACCCCATCGACCACGCCAATATCTATCGAAAAATTGCTGGAAGCCGCAAGAACTGCAACGATTTCATCCGTGAACGCGTCGCTCGTTACGACAACCGAAGCGACATCGAGCACTTCCACAACGTCGACAACGACTACTACGTCTAGACCAACGACTCCAGGAGTTTGCGAACAAGAATGCGAGGTCGCTGGTACTATAAAGATAATCGGCAACGCAACCTGGGTACCGGAGTTGCTCGATAGAAATACTCAGGAATGGCAGAATCTTgctaatgaaattgaaaaagag ATGAACTTCATATTCTCCAAATCTGCAGTCCTGGCAAAATGGTACAAGAAAGTAAGAATTGATTCTTTCAG CGAGGGTAGCATTTTAGTGGACTATTTTGTCGAATTAACTGACTTAGAGCAAAAAGTCAACACGCAAGAATTAAAAGTTATTTTCCATGATTCTTTACGTACCTACAACACAAACAGATGGAACGAGACCCAAACGAAGGGTTCGATAAAACTTGGGTCATTTACAATTGATCCAAAATATACAGACTTTGTGG TAATACCTAAACTCTCTGGTCCTCAATACTCTGAAAAAGATGACAAATTAATTCCACAATGGACAATTGCTGTAATTGTAATTGGTGTTGGTGGATTACTCTTTATCATCATATTTGGTGTCTCTGTT TTAATCAATCGTCATAATGCTTCAAAATTGAAACCATCTATATCTACCATTTATGAGGAAGAAGTGGCGAAGAATATCACTTCTCACAGATCTAGCGATTACTCAAAACCCGTACATACAATTTGGACTGATCCAGATGTTTCCTGGAACGACAAATCATTTGAGTCAACTTCCAATAAG GTACTTGttgaaaaatcatttcaaGACAATAAAAGATATAATATGTACGATAGCTGGAGATCAGAATGGAACGGTTATTATTATAATGGGTCTCATACTAGTAGTAAATACGGCGGTTATGATAGTACGACTAATTTATCGAGTCGTCATCATCCTGATTACGACACAAATTTCTGA
- the LOC114878644 gene encoding mucin-5AC isoform X2 translates to MSKCNENGTWHVNVIVALLLFASYLLPTNCQQADSWDKFSRLIPTNSVYEQQDQNASPVAGNQAETLSRSLDENNVMGGWRTNSKNDEREEETDEEVYEDEYEVEENGKIEHSENSKLSRITDGASKSDKLDDASRDEDYVEDPSTSQYDAYYYYDDYESNNRSRYQAVANADTLDYPDAEEEEKEEEEESSPKKEHVNEPEEREENSSEKEENVDSLRKVIANDSSSDLLEEKDTDTPISSTNAEEGSSMEGSDQTFAFVGSPNAKLNSSLSDSSILIGEAVVSVVTTKSVVNGTISIPTTSAPTTTEQVAAPPSFTGTTEQPVTTVTTEDTSKLLASVQTSRSISGARFLPFPVIDRIEPISEKKTSPAPESTESIIDKLDRVQSELSSGFLAGGFRTAGNSLQLDVLGDRDRGTRRRYTTTAKTPVISKFVPRRYNDKRTDYGNGTPKPRIETTLDSLEGLLPRDYLVKGSTTSTPSKTGFRWPTKSTTSTEATSTTQVASTAFVSTTKKPKSNVVVQDISAFLPPGYKLKKEDVTTENTLLRDILSKSKVDISSLLPPDYSKKNNDENSSVKNDVTTTTTTTTSTTAKSINVTPEKSPPVKSIQDLFSKSTFDISSLLPRDYDQKKKNQTSETKNVQVPKESSTESNVSIGTEETSTTQKAGGLKIVFPSRPGGRKPIYKITTPQSPRSEAPGAVTPKIQKGWPTRATTEFTGWPTPSTTPISIEKLLEAARTATISSVNASLVTTTEATSSTSTTSTTTTTSRPTTPGVCEQECEVAGTIKIIGNATWVPELLDRNTQEWQNLANEIEKEMNFIFSKSAVLAKWYKKVRIDSFSEGSILVDYFVELTDLEQKVNTQELKVIFHDSLRTYNTNRWNETQTKGSIKLGSFTIDPKYTDFVVIPKLSGPQYSEKDDKLIPQWTIAVIVIGVGGLLFIIIFGVSVLINRHNASKLKPSISTIYEEEVAKNITSHRSSDYSKPVHTIWTDPDVSWNDKSFESTSNKVLVEKSFQDNKRYNMYDSWRSEWNGYYYNGSHTSSKYGGYDSTTNLSSRHHPDYDTNF, encoded by the exons ATGTCGAAGTGCAACGAGAATGGTACCTGGCATGTCAACGTGATCGTCGCGTTACTGCTTTTCGCTTCTTACCTCCTCCCAACGAACTGTCAACAAG CCGATTCTTGGGACAAATTCTCGCGTTTGATACCGACGAATTCCGTGTACGAGCAACAAGATCAAAATGCGTCTCCCGTAGCCGGGAATCAGGCGGAAACGTTGTCGCGCTCTTTGGACGAGAACAATGTGATGGGGGGATGGAGAACGAATTCGAAGAACGACGAACGCGAGGAGGAAACGGACGAGGAGGTTTACGAGGACGAGTACGAAGTTGAAGAGAATGGGAAAATAGAGCACTCCGAGAACTCGAAGCTCTCTAGAATCACCGATGGTGCATCGAAGAGCGACAAACTGGATGACGCGTCCAGAGACGAAGATTACGTCGAGGACCCTTCCACCAGTCAATACGATGCGTATTATTATTACGACGATTATGAGAGTAATAATCGTTCCCGGTACCAGGCTGTAG CGAACGCGGATACTCTCGACTACCCTGACGCCGaggaggaagagaaagaagaggaggaggaatCATCTCCCAAAAAAGAACACGTAAACGAGCCGGAGGAACGCGAAGAAAATTCCTCGGAAAAGGAGGAAAACGTTGATTCACTTCGTAAAGTGATTGCGAATGATTCTTCGTCGGATCTCCTCGAGGAAAAGGATACAGACACACCGATCTCTTCGACGAACGCTGAAGAAGGTTCGTCGATGGAGGGCAGCGACCAGACGTTCGCTTTCGTCGGATCACCGAACGCGAAATTGAACTCCTCGTTGTCCGATAGCTCGATTTTGATCGGAGAAGCTGTGGTATCGGTGGTTACCACGAAGAGCGTGGTCAACGGAACGATATCAATCCCGACGACCTCCGCGCCGACCACCACCGAGCAGGTCGCAGCACCACCCTCTTTCACGGGAACGACGGAACAACCAGTGACAACCGTGACCACCGAGGACACGTCCAAATTGTTAGCGTCCGTTCAGACCAGTCGCAGCATATCCGGTGCACGATTCCTGCCCTTTCCTGTAATCGATCGCATCGAACCCATAAGCGAGAAGAAAACCTCGCCCGCACCCGAATCTACCGAAAGTATCATCGACAAGTTGGACAGGGTTCAGTCTGAATTGTCCAGCGGTTTTCTTGCCGGAGGATTCCGAACTGCTGGTAATTCTCTCCAGCTGGATGTCCTGGGAGACAGGGATCGTGGTACACGAAGAAGGTACACTACCACTGCTAAGACACCGGTCATCAGCAAGTTCGTACCAAGGAGATACAACGATAAAAGGACTGATTATGGAAACGGTACACCCAAACCGAGGATAGAGACTACGTTGGATAGCTTGGAAGGGTTGTTACCAAGGGATTATCTCGTTAAAGGGTCGACGACCTCTACTCCTTCCAAGACTGGTTTCAG ATGGCCCACCAAGAGCACAACTTCGACAGAAGCAACCAGCACAACCCAAGTCGCCTCTACTGCTTTCGTTTCCACCACGAAGAAACCCAAAAGCAACGTGGTGGTTCAAGACATCAGTGCCTTCTTGCCACCTGGGTATAAGTTGAAGAAGGAGGACGTTACAACTGAGAACACTTTACTACGCGATATTCTTTCAAAATCCAAGGTGGATATTTCGTCCCTACTGCCACCGGATTAtagtaagaaaaataatgatgaaaattcaagtgtgaaaaatgatgttacaacaacaacaacaacaactaCATCAACAACAGCGAAGAGCATAAATGTTACACCAGAAAAATCGCCACCTGTAAAAAGCATTCAAGATCTGTTTTCTAAGTCCACATTTGATATCTCTTCTTTATTACCGCGTGATTATGatcaaaagaagaagaatcagACTTCGGAGACGAAAAATGTTCAAGTACCCAAAGAGAGTTCTACCGAAAGTAACGTTTCTATTGGAACCGAAGAAACTTCCACGACACAGAAAGCTGGTGGGTTGAAGATCGTGTTTCCGAGCAGACCGGGAGGGCGAAAACCTATATATAAAATTACCACCCCACAGAGTCCTCGTAGCGAGGCACCTGGTGCTGTTACACCGAAGATTCAAAAGGGATGGCCAACCAG agCTACCACTGAATTTACCGGATGGCCAACCCCATCGACCACGCCAATATCTATCGAAAAATTGCTGGAAGCCGCAAGAACTGCAACGATTTCATCCGTGAACGCGTCGCTCGTTACGACAACCGAAGCGACATCGAGCACTTCCACAACGTCGACAACGACTACTACGTCTAGACCAACGACTCCAGGAGTTTGCGAACAAGAATGCGAGGTCGCTGGTACTATAAAGATAATCGGCAACGCAACCTGGGTACCGGAGTTGCTCGATAGAAATACTCAGGAATGGCAGAATCTTgctaatgaaattgaaaaagag ATGAACTTCATATTCTCCAAATCTGCAGTCCTGGCAAAATGGTACAAGAAAGTAAGAATTGATTCTTTCAG CGAGGGTAGCATTTTAGTGGACTATTTTGTCGAATTAACTGACTTAGAGCAAAAAGTCAACACGCAAGAATTAAAAGTTATTTTCCATGATTCTTTACGTACCTACAACACAAACAGATGGAACGAGACCCAAACGAAGGGTTCGATAAAACTTGGGTCATTTACAATTGATCCAAAATATACAGACTTTGTGG TAATACCTAAACTCTCTGGTCCTCAATACTCTGAAAAAGATGACAAATTAATTCCACAATGGACAATTGCTGTAATTGTAATTGGTGTTGGTGGATTACTCTTTATCATCATATTTGGTGTCTCTGTT TTAATCAATCGTCATAATGCTTCAAAATTGAAACCATCTATATCTACCATTTATGAGGAAGAAGTGGCGAAGAATATCACTTCTCACAGATCTAGCGATTACTCAAAACCCGTACATACAATTTGGACTGATCCAGATGTTTCCTGGAACGACAAATCATTTGAGTCAACTTCCAATAAG GTACTTGttgaaaaatcatttcaaGACAATAAAAGATATAATATGTACGATAGCTGGAGATCAGAATGGAACGGTTATTATTATAATGGGTCTCATACTAGTAGTAAATACGGCGGTTATGATAGTACGACTAATTTATCGAGTCGTCATCATCCTGATTACGACACAAATTTCTGA